In Raphanus sativus cultivar WK10039 chromosome 5, ASM80110v3, whole genome shotgun sequence, the following proteins share a genomic window:
- the LOC108862708 gene encoding SUPPRESSOR OF ABI3-5 isoform X2: MDPGRFGRQQDWDNTSAPEGYGPEHDPNNRGYRDDVYNYPPGHDMGPLPQSRRRNSEESYPRELRRQEKPPTETNYDAGYYHDTEVGNRNGYYRDQGHERSSRYDGRDDYSSSRSRSYHHNRDDSRGKDYDYARRSYDSDYERGSVRDVNRRSGDSQDRERNSRDRERGSRDREGDNRSFSRERDVSPHRRYEKSRSGSAGRDGFSRSRSRSPRGRSHGRSYREDSFEGDHWHGSERRRDYEDRHDQDHFSATPSATVVVKGLSTKSTEEDLYQLLAEWGPLHHVRVIREQSSGISRGFAFIDFPTVDAARNMMNRVEHDGIIVDGRKLIFRYSTPRPGVPRRQENASRRGYGGNIVPSDWICTICGCINFARRTSCFQCNEPKTDDSPSADVGLPNSTLGKRSSESGPTHVLVVRGLDEDADEEMIRYEFSKHAPIKDLRLVRDKFTHVSRGFAFVHFFSVEDATKALEATNGTILDKNGKILRVAYAKSVHGSGTGIPASSHASNLAAAAIEAAAFSQQYDGAGWAPKEYNHDEKQTGGQGQGIGQMASAPQSGYVWDEASGYYYDAASGYYYDGNSGLYYDSNSGVWYSYDPQAQQYVPCPDQNNESKSTEKQPESTKTEKSNQQKVIISAAATPTVEKAVSLPDAVQAAAAAAIASEKREKERLKEIKLASKSSILASKKKMSNVLTMWKQRTSETQTQRPSLGGENPPPTVLAEARSSFSTAQSKGKLTSDTVIAKERSTSNHGVAAMTSTPTTESSSSSKAGAPLMGVMRGSFGGTSSSANVQVPPVLPSAPSPSVPVSGSGRRRFSEKPTAVPTHRDQPQTSYRDRAAERRNLYGSSAPSENDVMGSSEDITGLRKGASDPTPFPPGVGVRGITTTEASSFDVITEEKAIDESNVGNRMLRNMGWQEGSGLGRDGSGMKEPVQAQGVDRRAGLGSHQKKLDPEFEAQPGDTYRTVLHKKALARFREMSDNN; this comes from the exons ATGGATCCTGGTCGATTTGGTCGTCAGCAAGATTGGGATAATACCAGT GCTCCGGAGGGTTATGGTCCTGAGCACGATCCAAACAACCG GGGATATCGAGATGATGTCTACAATTATCCACCTGGACATGATATGGGTCCTTTGCCTCAGTCTAGAAGGCGAAACTCTGAGGAAAGTTATCCTCGTGAACTTCGTAGGCAAGAAAAGCCTCCCACAGAAACAAACTATGATGCTGGTTACTATCATGACACGGAAGTTGGGAATCGTAATGGATACTACCGTGATCAAGGACACGAAAGGTCTTCACGATATGATGGCCGTGATGACTACTCTTCCAGTAGATCTAGAAGCTACCATCATAACAGAGATGATAGCCGAGGAAAAGATTATGATTATGCTCGCCGGAGTTATGATTCTGATTATGAAAGGGGCAGTGTTAGAGATGTCAATAGGAGGAGCGGGGATTCGCAGGATAGAGAACGGAACTCACGTGATAGAGAGCGGGGTTCACGTGATAGAGAAGGGGACAATAGATCTTTCAGCCGCGAAAGAGATGTGAGTCCACATAGGAGATACGAGAAATCTCGATCTGGATCTGCTGGACGTGATGGTTTCTCTAGATCAAGATCAAGATCTCCAAGAGGTAGGAGCCATGGGCGAAGTTACCGGGAGGACAGCTTCGAGGGAGATCACTGGCATGGAAGTGAGAGGCGAAGAGACTATGAAGATAGACATGACCAAGATCATTTTTCTGCT ACCCCATCCGCCACTGTTGTTGTGAAGGGTCTCTCAACGAAATCAACAGAAGAAGATCTATACCAGCTTCTG GCTGAATGGGGTCCTCTGCATCATGTCCGTGTGATTCGGGAGCAAAGTTCTGGAATTTCTCGTGGATTTGCATTTATTGATTTCCCCACAGTG GATGCCGCACGCAACATGATGAACCGAGTTGAGCATGATGGTATAATTGTGGATGGAAGGAAGCTGATCTTTCGTTACAG CACACCGAGGCCTGGTGTACCCCGTAGGCAGGAAAATGCTTCTAGGCGCGGTTATGGTGGCAATATAGTTCCTTCAGATTGGATATGCACAATCTGTGGTTGTATCAATTTTGCGCGGCGAACCTCTTGCTTTCAG TGTAATGAACCAAAGACCGATGATTCTCCTTCAGCTGACGTAGGTTTACCCAACTCAACATTGGGAAAACGAAGTTCTGAATCAG GTCCAACTCATGTCTTAGTTGTACGCGGGTTGGATGAAGATGCTGACGAGGAAATGATTCGGTATGAATTTTCCAAACATGCTCCTATCAAG GATCTTCGTCTTGTCAGAGACAAATTCACGCATGTTTCACGAGGATTTGCATTTGTGCATTTCTTTTCG GTTGAGGATGCTACCAAGGCACTTGAAGCAACAAACGGAACAATCCTTGACAAGAATGGTAAAATCCTGAGAGTCGCATATGCAAAGAGCGTTCATGGTTCTGGAACTGGTATACCAGCATCATCTCACGCCAGCAACCTCGCTGCTGCAGCAATTGAAGCAGCAGCATTTTCTCAACAG TATGACGGTGCGGGATGGGCTCCAAAGGAATATAATCATGATGAGAAACAAACTGGAGGGCAGGGCCAGGGCATTGGGCAAATGGCTTCTGCTCCACAATCTGGCTACGTGTGGGATGAAGCATCTGGTTATTACTATGATGCTGCTTCTGGATATTACTACGATGGAAATTCAG GTCTTTATTATGACAGCAATAGTGGGGTTTGGTACTCGTATGATCCTCAAGCGCAACAATATGTTCCTTGTCCTGATCAGAACAATGAGAGTAAATCAACTGAAAAACAACCAGAGTCTACCAAGACGGAGAAATCCAATCAGCAAAAAGTTATTATCTCTGCAGCTGCTACCCCCACCGTAGAAAAGGCCGTCTCCTTACCAGATGCGGTTCAGGCGGCTGCAGCAGCAGCAATTGCAtcggagaagagagaaaaagaaagactgAAGGAAATAAAACTTGCATCAAAGAGCAGCATACTGGCTAGCAAGAAAAAAATGAGTAATGTTTTAACAATGTGGAAGCAGCGGACCAGTGAAACACAAACGCAACGTCCCTCACTTGGTGGTGAAAATCCACCACCTACCGTTCTGGCTGAAGCAAGGTCGTCTTTCTCCACTGCACAATCCAAGGGCAAGCTGACATCTGATACAGTGATTGCAAAGGAGAGATCTACCTCCAATCATGGAGTTGCTGCAATGACATCAACTCCCACTACAGAAAGCTCGAGTAGCAGTAAAGCAGGAGCACCTTTGATGGGGGTGATGAGAGGTTCGTTTGGAGGAACTTCTTCCTCAGCTAATGTACAAGTGCCTCCGGTTTTACCTTCTGCTCCTTCCCCTTCGGTTCCAGTTTCtgggagtgggagaagaaggtTCTCTGAAAAGCCGACTGCAGTGCCTACTCACAGAGACCAACCTCAGACATCATACAGGGACCGTGCTGCAGAAAGAAGAAACTTATATGGTTCATCAGCTCCAAGTGAAAATGATGTTATGGGTTCAA GTGAAGATATTACGGGGTTAAGAAAAGGCGCATCGGATCCAACACCTTTCCCTCCTGGTGTGGGCGTACGTGGGATTACGACGACGGAAGCCAGTAGTTTCGATGTAATCACAGAAGAGAAAGCAATAGACGAAAGTAACGTGGGAAACAGAATGTTGAGGAACATGGGTTGGCAAGAAGGATcg GGTTTAGGGAGAGACGGGAGTGGAATGAAAGAACCAGTGCAAGCACAAGGCGTTGATAGGAGAGCAGGACTTGGGAGTCATCAGAAGAAACTTGATCCTGAGTTTGAGGCTCAACCTGGTGATACCTACAGAACTGTTCTCCATAAGAAAGCTCTTGCTAGGTTTCGTGAAATGTCTGACAATAATTGA
- the LOC108862708 gene encoding SUPPRESSOR OF ABI3-5 isoform X1, producing MDPGRFGRQQDWDNTSAPEGYGPEHDPNNRFDVSYDRGYRDDVYNYPPGHDMGPLPQSRRRNSEESYPRELRRQEKPPTETNYDAGYYHDTEVGNRNGYYRDQGHERSSRYDGRDDYSSSRSRSYHHNRDDSRGKDYDYARRSYDSDYERGSVRDVNRRSGDSQDRERNSRDRERGSRDREGDNRSFSRERDVSPHRRYEKSRSGSAGRDGFSRSRSRSPRGRSHGRSYREDSFEGDHWHGSERRRDYEDRHDQDHFSATPSATVVVKGLSTKSTEEDLYQLLAEWGPLHHVRVIREQSSGISRGFAFIDFPTVDAARNMMNRVEHDGIIVDGRKLIFRYSTPRPGVPRRQENASRRGYGGNIVPSDWICTICGCINFARRTSCFQCNEPKTDDSPSADVGLPNSTLGKRSSESGPTHVLVVRGLDEDADEEMIRYEFSKHAPIKDLRLVRDKFTHVSRGFAFVHFFSVEDATKALEATNGTILDKNGKILRVAYAKSVHGSGTGIPASSHASNLAAAAIEAAAFSQQYDGAGWAPKEYNHDEKQTGGQGQGIGQMASAPQSGYVWDEASGYYYDAASGYYYDGNSGLYYDSNSGVWYSYDPQAQQYVPCPDQNNESKSTEKQPESTKTEKSNQQKVIISAAATPTVEKAVSLPDAVQAAAAAAIASEKREKERLKEIKLASKSSILASKKKMSNVLTMWKQRTSETQTQRPSLGGENPPPTVLAEARSSFSTAQSKGKLTSDTVIAKERSTSNHGVAAMTSTPTTESSSSSKAGAPLMGVMRGSFGGTSSSANVQVPPVLPSAPSPSVPVSGSGRRRFSEKPTAVPTHRDQPQTSYRDRAAERRNLYGSSAPSENDVMGSSEDITGLRKGASDPTPFPPGVGVRGITTTEASSFDVITEEKAIDESNVGNRMLRNMGWQEGSGLGRDGSGMKEPVQAQGVDRRAGLGSHQKKLDPEFEAQPGDTYRTVLHKKALARFREMSDNN from the exons ATGGATCCTGGTCGATTTGGTCGTCAGCAAGATTGGGATAATACCAGT GCTCCGGAGGGTTATGGTCCTGAGCACGATCCAAACAACCG gTTTGACGTATCATATGATAGGGGATATCGAGATGATGTCTACAATTATCCACCTGGACATGATATGGGTCCTTTGCCTCAGTCTAGAAGGCGAAACTCTGAGGAAAGTTATCCTCGTGAACTTCGTAGGCAAGAAAAGCCTCCCACAGAAACAAACTATGATGCTGGTTACTATCATGACACGGAAGTTGGGAATCGTAATGGATACTACCGTGATCAAGGACACGAAAGGTCTTCACGATATGATGGCCGTGATGACTACTCTTCCAGTAGATCTAGAAGCTACCATCATAACAGAGATGATAGCCGAGGAAAAGATTATGATTATGCTCGCCGGAGTTATGATTCTGATTATGAAAGGGGCAGTGTTAGAGATGTCAATAGGAGGAGCGGGGATTCGCAGGATAGAGAACGGAACTCACGTGATAGAGAGCGGGGTTCACGTGATAGAGAAGGGGACAATAGATCTTTCAGCCGCGAAAGAGATGTGAGTCCACATAGGAGATACGAGAAATCTCGATCTGGATCTGCTGGACGTGATGGTTTCTCTAGATCAAGATCAAGATCTCCAAGAGGTAGGAGCCATGGGCGAAGTTACCGGGAGGACAGCTTCGAGGGAGATCACTGGCATGGAAGTGAGAGGCGAAGAGACTATGAAGATAGACATGACCAAGATCATTTTTCTGCT ACCCCATCCGCCACTGTTGTTGTGAAGGGTCTCTCAACGAAATCAACAGAAGAAGATCTATACCAGCTTCTG GCTGAATGGGGTCCTCTGCATCATGTCCGTGTGATTCGGGAGCAAAGTTCTGGAATTTCTCGTGGATTTGCATTTATTGATTTCCCCACAGTG GATGCCGCACGCAACATGATGAACCGAGTTGAGCATGATGGTATAATTGTGGATGGAAGGAAGCTGATCTTTCGTTACAG CACACCGAGGCCTGGTGTACCCCGTAGGCAGGAAAATGCTTCTAGGCGCGGTTATGGTGGCAATATAGTTCCTTCAGATTGGATATGCACAATCTGTGGTTGTATCAATTTTGCGCGGCGAACCTCTTGCTTTCAG TGTAATGAACCAAAGACCGATGATTCTCCTTCAGCTGACGTAGGTTTACCCAACTCAACATTGGGAAAACGAAGTTCTGAATCAG GTCCAACTCATGTCTTAGTTGTACGCGGGTTGGATGAAGATGCTGACGAGGAAATGATTCGGTATGAATTTTCCAAACATGCTCCTATCAAG GATCTTCGTCTTGTCAGAGACAAATTCACGCATGTTTCACGAGGATTTGCATTTGTGCATTTCTTTTCG GTTGAGGATGCTACCAAGGCACTTGAAGCAACAAACGGAACAATCCTTGACAAGAATGGTAAAATCCTGAGAGTCGCATATGCAAAGAGCGTTCATGGTTCTGGAACTGGTATACCAGCATCATCTCACGCCAGCAACCTCGCTGCTGCAGCAATTGAAGCAGCAGCATTTTCTCAACAG TATGACGGTGCGGGATGGGCTCCAAAGGAATATAATCATGATGAGAAACAAACTGGAGGGCAGGGCCAGGGCATTGGGCAAATGGCTTCTGCTCCACAATCTGGCTACGTGTGGGATGAAGCATCTGGTTATTACTATGATGCTGCTTCTGGATATTACTACGATGGAAATTCAG GTCTTTATTATGACAGCAATAGTGGGGTTTGGTACTCGTATGATCCTCAAGCGCAACAATATGTTCCTTGTCCTGATCAGAACAATGAGAGTAAATCAACTGAAAAACAACCAGAGTCTACCAAGACGGAGAAATCCAATCAGCAAAAAGTTATTATCTCTGCAGCTGCTACCCCCACCGTAGAAAAGGCCGTCTCCTTACCAGATGCGGTTCAGGCGGCTGCAGCAGCAGCAATTGCAtcggagaagagagaaaaagaaagactgAAGGAAATAAAACTTGCATCAAAGAGCAGCATACTGGCTAGCAAGAAAAAAATGAGTAATGTTTTAACAATGTGGAAGCAGCGGACCAGTGAAACACAAACGCAACGTCCCTCACTTGGTGGTGAAAATCCACCACCTACCGTTCTGGCTGAAGCAAGGTCGTCTTTCTCCACTGCACAATCCAAGGGCAAGCTGACATCTGATACAGTGATTGCAAAGGAGAGATCTACCTCCAATCATGGAGTTGCTGCAATGACATCAACTCCCACTACAGAAAGCTCGAGTAGCAGTAAAGCAGGAGCACCTTTGATGGGGGTGATGAGAGGTTCGTTTGGAGGAACTTCTTCCTCAGCTAATGTACAAGTGCCTCCGGTTTTACCTTCTGCTCCTTCCCCTTCGGTTCCAGTTTCtgggagtgggagaagaaggtTCTCTGAAAAGCCGACTGCAGTGCCTACTCACAGAGACCAACCTCAGACATCATACAGGGACCGTGCTGCAGAAAGAAGAAACTTATATGGTTCATCAGCTCCAAGTGAAAATGATGTTATGGGTTCAA GTGAAGATATTACGGGGTTAAGAAAAGGCGCATCGGATCCAACACCTTTCCCTCCTGGTGTGGGCGTACGTGGGATTACGACGACGGAAGCCAGTAGTTTCGATGTAATCACAGAAGAGAAAGCAATAGACGAAAGTAACGTGGGAAACAGAATGTTGAGGAACATGGGTTGGCAAGAAGGATcg GGTTTAGGGAGAGACGGGAGTGGAATGAAAGAACCAGTGCAAGCACAAGGCGTTGATAGGAGAGCAGGACTTGGGAGTCATCAGAAGAAACTTGATCCTGAGTTTGAGGCTCAACCTGGTGATACCTACAGAACTGTTCTCCATAAGAAAGCTCTTGCTAGGTTTCGTGAAATGTCTGACAATAATTGA